Below is a window of Shewanella khirikhana DNA.
TTAGATATTGCTAAATATCCTTCACCATCCAAAGATATATACGCCCTTACCAATATAGGAAAACTAAGTGTTGCGACGCAACCCAATACACAAAATATGTATTGTCTCGCTAACTCTTTATCCACTAGATCAGTTCTAAAAACCGCGGATGGTTGAAAGTTATTTAATCCACTATAGTAAAACAAAAATAAAAATCTTACCGTTACAGCTACTATCACAGAAATACTTACATAGTTAAATACAGAGCTATCTAAATTAAACTTAAAGTAAAATGTTATAAAGAATATTACCACGACGTTAAAGATCAGAGTGCCTAATGCAGCAACAAAAAATTTGTCATTAGAATTCAAAAAAGCTGTTGTTACACCCGACATTACAATTAATGGGACTGAGTATAAAACAACGCTTAGACTCCAAAGAAAGTCTGCGCTGACCATATCAACAATTCCGGGTGATAACAAAGATAACAGACTTGTTGAAAAAAACGATAAAGAAAAACTAATTGCTAAAAATACTACAAAGGAGATTAGCAATGCCTGAATATAGAGCGCACTTCTGTCAACATAATTATGAGCCTTAAACCTTGGGATTAATACTAAGCCGATTGCTCCGCCTACCAATATATTAACGACAATATCAGGAATAGTAAGCAACAGAATTATCATATCGGCATCTAATGATATGCCGAAACTAGAAGCTACGATCACATCTCTCAGGAACCCTGTTACTCTACCGAGAAATAGAGCAAATGAAACACTGAGTCCAGCTAACAATACTTTATTCATTTCAATTATTTTACTTATTGTTCAAGGTTAGCCTATAATAACCTTGAACAATGATGATAGATTATTTAACTTTAAATTTTAGCTTCCACTGATCATTCACAAACTCCCATAACTCTTTATTTCTAAATTTCTCTACAGTTTCTTCAAATTGCTCTAAAGTGATCATATGGAAATTAAGAAAGTCTTCCAAATCATTGAACGGTTTTTCGTCCTGTAAACTATTAACTATCCTTACAGCGTCTTCACGAGAAAGACGATCATTCCAGATATCGTAGCAGGTTTGATCTGTTGCGCGCCAAAATCCGAATTTTAGATATTTAAACCAAATATTAATTTCGCAAAGTTTCTCGTCTATATTGTCATAATCTAAATAATTACCTGGTAATGGACCCGCCCTTCTCCCCGTAAAACCGCGTGGCAAAACGAACTCATAGTTTTGTCGGCCATACCATTTAACAAAGTGCCCAAGATAGATACTCTGTACCCCTGCTTCTTCAAGCTTATTGTAATCAGGGTATTTATAGAAAAAAACGTCGCGCTCAGATACGTCATCATCAAGCCAGTCAAAAACAGTCTTTTCTTTAACCAAATCGCTCTTATTTATTGCCAAAGCGGAAGGCTTACTTTCACTACGCTGTAAACCACCAAATTCAAAGGCTATATCTTCACCCCAAACAACCAACGGAACTTCATAGATTAAAGCTGTGTTAACAACGCTTGAGAACATTGCACAATGTTCCGCCCAATTTGGTTCTCCCTGGCGTAGGAAACACTTCTGACGGATTTTTCTAAATGTGCTCGGCTTAATTGTAATCTTCATATGATCGACATTTAGGTCTTTAATCATATTATTAAGGTTTTCTATACCTTCAGTCGTTGGCAAATGTGCAGCCAAAGTTACACACAACACTTTTAAACCGAAATGTTCTGCAAGAATTGCAGCTTGATACCAACTATCTTTTCCACCGCTTACTGCTACTATACAGTCATAAAATGGATGATTGGCCTTTTTGATATCTTCAACAATCAGCTCAAGATCTTTGAAACGTGCATCCCAATCAATAGTTGCTTTTACTTCTTTAGTACGGCATGCGTTACAATAACCTCTGTCATCCAACCATACGCCAGGCTTAGTATCAGGCATCACACAGTTTGAACAAAATTTCATACATTAACCCTCAACAGCCTTATAATTACGTTTATCCATGTAAGTCCGGCCAAGCAATATATATTCATTAAAGGTAGACTGATCCTCTAGTAAATCTGTAAGCATATACTCTCTTGGATCTGAAACTTCAACCTCAAAGCCAGTGTCGAAGTTGATATCATGCTCTAAAACACTTCCTTTGCAGAACCAGCTACCATCCTCATTTTTTTCCCAAGCGAATGGATCTCGGAATTGGTCAACAAATGACATAAATTTTTCTTCTGACAACCCCACCCAATCAAGAAAAACTTCAAGCGCTTTAGGT
It encodes the following:
- a CDS encoding lipid II flippase MurJ, translated to MNKVLLAGLSVSFALFLGRVTGFLRDVIVASSFGISLDADMIILLLTIPDIVVNILVGGAIGLVLIPRFKAHNYVDRSALYIQALLISFVVFLAISFSLSFFSTSLLSLLSPGIVDMVSADFLWSLSVVLYSVPLIVMSGVTTAFLNSNDKFFVAALGTLIFNVVVIFFITFYFKFNLDSSVFNYVSISVIVAVTVRFLFLFYYSGLNNFQPSAVFRTDLVDKELARQYIFCVLGCVATLSFPILVRAYISLDGEGYLAISNFAMKLVDLPLGVVLTVFSIVFFPKLSETLEPRHFSRTFTNVACIIIVISIVITLVSYNCSTYIVELVYGRGSFTQDDINTVANFFKVFSLSLGLQGLISFIVAAFAAKADNSTPLWILAINISICIVSIHLLGLSSIDALIAMNIGFLSITISLLVVLNVKHQVRFFHLGDGNLVQLSTASITSVLYHLVFSYLDSSFFWISTFTLIYISLNLIPLYQYGVPGLSKRLVRE
- a CDS encoding N-acetyl sugar amidotransferase, with product MKFCSNCVMPDTKPGVWLDDRGYCNACRTKEVKATIDWDARFKDLELIVEDIKKANHPFYDCIVAVSGGKDSWYQAAILAEHFGLKVLCVTLAAHLPTTEGIENLNNMIKDLNVDHMKITIKPSTFRKIRQKCFLRQGEPNWAEHCAMFSSVVNTALIYEVPLVVWGEDIAFEFGGLQRSESKPSALAINKSDLVKEKTVFDWLDDDVSERDVFFYKYPDYNKLEEAGVQSIYLGHFVKWYGRQNYEFVLPRGFTGRRAGPLPGNYLDYDNIDEKLCEINIWFKYLKFGFWRATDQTCYDIWNDRLSREDAVRIVNSLQDEKPFNDLEDFLNFHMITLEQFEETVEKFRNKELWEFVNDQWKLKFKVK